From Archaeoglobus sulfaticallidus PM70-1:
TATGTTCGGTAATAAAAACTTTTCTGCTGTAAAACATCAAGAGGCTTATTTTTTAATTACTCGAAATTAAAATTGTTTTTCTAAATCATCCCAATCTTGACAGCCAGCTTTGAGAGGACATCTCTCCTCTTTGCCGGAATGAATTTGATCGAACCAACGACAAGATGTCCTCCTCCTTCTACACCAGCATTCTCCAGCTCTTCCTGCAGCTCCCTCACCATTCTCGGGATGTCGAGAGATACACCTTCACTCCTTATAACAGCAAAATCCGGTCCATAACCGATTGTCACAAGCTTTGGATACTTTTCCTTCATTCTGTCGTGGAGCTCTCCTGTAAGCTTTCCGGGAGGTGGAAATGTGAACCTTCTCGTATAGTTTTCGATGTCGAGGGCTACGAGATAAACCCCGTTTGGCAGCTCCTGCACCCGGTATCCATCCTGAATCGTTTTCAGCTGCTCTGCTATTGACTCCTTGGCGTATCCGGAGAGCATCTTAACGAGCTTTTGCTGCCGATCCTTTCTCCCAAAGCCAAGAATCTCGCGAATTATCTGGTTTCCATTCCTGAATCTGAGGTAGAAAGCCTCGTATTCCAGAGCCAGAGCTATATCCTTCAGTTCATCTACGGAGTAATCAGAGAGCTCAAGATACTTCAGAACCTCTCCTTCCGCCCTGTCGCCAACTATCGATACACATGCAAGATTTTTGAGATCGACATCCGGATATATCATCCTCGCAAGCTCAACGCAGATAACTCCTGATGTGTAGTTGCTGTCTCCTCCAGCCTTGTACGGGTTTATGTGATAGAGCAGGTATCTGTCAACCTCTTCATCCGGGAAGTGGTGGTCTATTGTTATAACATCCGCACCGAATGTGATGAACTGCTGTATGGCAGGAATATCCTCATATCCTGAGCCGTTATCCACCAGAACGAGCAGAGGGATTTTATCACCATGCCTGACCATATCCTCCAGCGAGTCGTCGAGATCTTTGACAACATCTTCCAGCTCGTAGAATGGAGCTCTCGAGACCTTTCGTTTGACGAGGTAGTACTTCGCATCAGGATCGGAAGTTGTCTCGTCAACCAGGTTCGTTAGGGCTGTCTCCAGTGCAACACCACCGCAAATACCATCTGCATCCCAGTGGTGTCTGATGATTATGGGCCTCGACTCAAAAACGGCCTTTCTCAGTTCCTTTGCAACCCTGAGCATATCTTCCTTCAACCTCTCGAGAACTTCAGACTCAACGAGAAATCCCCTGAACTCCGGTTCACTTCTTCTCTCGATTTCTTTCTCGACGAACTTTCTTATTTCGTTAGCCTCCTCTCCGAGAAGCTTCTCCATCTCGAGGATCTCGATCTCGAAAATTGAGCCTCTTCTTCTAACAAAGCCAGCGATCCTGACAACATCATCGACATCTATCTCAGGATACGCCCTCTCTCCACTTTCAAAGGCAACCGCCTTGCATACTCCGGTGGTATCTATGACCGAGAAAATTGTCGGGCCACCGGTGAGCCTGACATGGGTAACAAGCCCGCGAATCTCGACAATCTTTCCAACATACTTGGATATATCGGATATCCTGATGATGGGGAGATCCTTCTCAACCTCAACCACAGCATAATCCTTCATCGGGGAGTAAATCAGATCGATGTCTCCACTCCCTCTGATTCCTCCGATCTTTACTGTTACAGTATCTCCTTCGTTGAGGGTGTGATTGTGCAGGTTCTTTCTGTGGATTAACCCCCTCAGCCTCTTGTTGAGATCGACAAAAACACCTAGGTCGGTAACAACTGAAACGGTTCCAACATACACACGGTTAAGCCTCAAATCTTCTATTCCGCAACTGTTCTTTAACAGGTAGGCATGGGGTTTCTTAGAGCATTTCTGGCAGAGGTCGTAGTCTCCCTTGATAGTAGTGCCACAAATTTTGCATTTTGAGGATTTTCCTGTGCCCTTGCAAACCGGGCAGACCTCCATTCTTTTCTGAACTCCAGTACCTCTGCATGCTCCGCATATACCCTTTAGGAACATCTGGATTTGTTCTGAGGTTAGCTCTTCTGTGAGCTTTGGATCGAAACTCTTCGCCTTACCGCTACCGTTGCATATCACGCATTTCCGCTCGATCTCCACAACTCCCCTGCCATCACAGTTATCACATTTCATCGTGGTTATGGCTGAGGGTATGTTTAAAATTTGTTTGGGTGCGGGTTCTGGGTAGATCAAACAGAGGTTGGAGTCGTTAAAATTTTCGGCAAGGTTCAGCTCGAACCTTTAGAACCAGGAATGTACATCGTAACACCATTTATAATGGAAGCAGTTAGGATGCATACTTACTAAAAGACGCTTGAAATGGTCTGGGAGAAGCACATAAAAGCGCTAACATCCGAGGGTCTGCCAGTTTACTTCGACATGGCAGTTCAATATAAAATTGATCCAAGCAAAGCTCCTCAGGTCTATTCAACGCTTAAAAACTACGAACTCTGGATGGAAATCAGAATTAGATCACATGCAAGAGATATTGTAGCTCAATATAAGGCTGAAGACCTCTACATCCAGAAGAGAGGATTCATACAATCGGACTTTGAAAAGAGACTTGACGAGGAATTCAGACCCTATGGCATAATAATTACTGCTGACCTGATCAGAAATATCGATCTTCCAGAAACTGCTGAACAGGCTATACAGGCAAGATTCAGGCTAAGCAGGAAGCCGAGAGAATGCAGTACATTGTCCAGAAGGAAAAGCTTGAGGCTGAGAGAAAGAGGGTTGAGGGTATAGCGAGGGCAAATCAGATTATCGGCGAGTCGCTAAGGAAAAACCCCGTATATGTGCAATGGTACTATCTACAAGTGCTAAAGCAGTTTGCAGAATCTCACAACAACGCAATAATGATAGTTCCAGCTCTCAGCAGCTTCTATCCAGGCGCGAATCTAACACAGCCAGTGGCTCCGCCGATAATTATTCCGAGCCAGACAAAATGAGCAACAAAGACTTTTAAGGGAAGAATTTGAAAACTTTGAGGGTGCAAAGTATTACCTCAATTTAACATCTCTCATATTTTTTGCAGACGGTGGCTGTGATAAAGCTCAAACCTAAAGATGATCTAACTCGCAGAAAAGTCTACTATAGTTTTACTTATCTTTTGGATTTGGAATTTTTTTCAGAACTAATCCAATGACTTCATAAGTTTACTTCTTGGTTTGTTTATCTGTCTGATCAGATCTAAAGAACTCTTTGGCGAGGTGCTTTGTCGAACAAAACCCACTCAGAATAATACGCGATAAAAATTAAATCCAAATAAAACCTCCAACCAACGTATGCCAAAAATAAACTGGAAGGAGTACGATGAAAAGCTTGTAAAGAGAGGAGAAATTTTATTCAGCACAGAGTTTATAGAGAACCGGAAGAGAGAGAGCTAGATTCTATGAACGAGAAGAAGAGAGGGCATCCCTATGAATATCCAAACTCATACATGCAGTTTCTGATTTCTATTCGTTACTACTGCCACCTCGATTACAGAACCCTCGAAGGCTTTTGCAGAAATCTATCTAAAATCCTTGGAATTCCAACTCCCGATCATTCGACAATCCACAAGAGGTTCCTTAAGATGGATTTCAGTCCTCCTGCCTTAAATTCAGGGGAAATAGTAATAGCGGTTGATTCTACAGGAATTAAAGTTCATAACAGGGGAGAATGGATGAGGGAGAAATATAGAAAGAGAAGGGGATGGATAAAGATTCACTTTGCCGTCGACGTTGAGACGAAGCAGATTGTAGCTTACGAAGTTACGGATGAGCAGGTTCACGACAATAGAGTTTTCAAAGGCTTGGTCGAGAAATCTTGCGAAAGAGCAAGAGTGAAGAGGGTTCTTACCGATAAAGCGTACGATTCTTACGATAACTTCGAGTTTCTCCAATCAAAGGGGATTGATCCTGCCATTCCTGTAAGAAAAGGGGCTGTAGACATTCTAATCCATCCAAGGAGTGAAGAAGCGAGGAAGCAGAAAGATTTTGATAGATGGAAGGAGGAGAAAGGATACGGGTTGAGGTGGATGGTTGAAACAGCTTACTCCATCTTTAAGAGGTGCTTCGGTGAATTTGTTTCTGCAAAGAAATGGAATTACATGCTCAGCGAAATCGCAGCTAAGGTGTGGATATACAATTCGCTGAGAGCCGTTCTCTGCTGAAGAGTGTTGATTTTGAAGAGAGGAGAGGAAGTTGATTAAGGATTATTCGACAAAGCATGGCGAGGCTATAAACTTGAATGGGTTCTTATATATAATTATATAATCATCGATTGTTTTTACTTCTTTAATTTCACTCCACTCGATTGGCCATCCGTAGGCACACACCCCTCTATCTCTATCAGTTACATAAACCTTAATCTTTTGTCGAGAGATGAGGGTGCAGAAAGTAATTGCAAGTATCACTAAGTTGGAAAAATACGATATTAACAAATATACCCAGTACAACGCCTACTACCGCTTCCAAAACCCACACCAAAAAGTCTTTACCTCGTATTTTCTGTCGGTTTCAAACTCTGCAATTTTCTCCGCCTTTACCTCTTCGTATTTTCCGGCTACAAAAGACATCAGAATCAAATGCGGAAGTAAAAGTATGAACAGCATGGCGGTTGCCACTCCAAAATTTCCTAAATTTACTAATCCACATACATCGCAATCATCAAGCTGAAACCAACCGCTAGGAGTGTGATGACAAAAGCTAAAACTATCAAGCTGGGTTTAAACTTCCAAGCTCGAACATAGTGCATGAATTATCCTAATTGCAAAAACACTAAAGCCTTTCGAAACTCGGTTCTGTTAACTTATTGTTGGTGTTTTTCGCCTTGTGGTATCCCAAGTTAATTTTACACCTTCTCCTCCCTATCCCACCACCTCCTTGCGAACCACATAATCCTCTCTGGTGGAAGCTTATACCAGAACACATTAACCGGTTCATTCCAGTCTAGGCTTTTGTGAGGCTTAACCTCGTTATGCCATCTCATTACTTCATCAACTGAACCAAATTTCTCAGCCGTTCTCTCAACCTCGCATTTGAGGATGCTTTATCCTCGCTATGATGTGCTTTACACCATTTTCAGCTGCTTGAAGTTGTGCTTAGCCCCATCTCTGTTTCTCGAAGGAACGAACTGTTCAAGATCTGTAAAGATTTCATCTGGAATGCCATACTCCCTGAAACCTTCTCTCAGAACTTTAATTGCATTCTCAGAAGTTGCCTCATCAAATACTCCATAGCAGGTTACTAAGCGGGAAGCATCATCCATGAAAGCTATTATCTACTTCTCTTCTCTATTAAGATGAATCATCTTCCAGTCTCCCCGCCATAAAGACATGGAGTACTTTCTTTCGTAACGAATGGAATCTTACCGGTTTCTTTGAACTTTTTGATGATCTGGTAGATCCTTGTCACTTGGAAAAATTCTGCTGCCTTTCTAACTGGTTTTCCTTTCAGCCACCGTTTCACTATTCCCGGTATGTCTTTGTTGGTTAGCTTCCACACGTGTTGGGTTTGATCGAGTGTAAAGTTATTTTGGGATACTACATCTTGGTTCTCGTTCTAATAGCATCTGTACCACCCATTAAAGCTTACCTGCCCATCTCTCCTTGCGTATTTCCTCTTCGCAAAGGGTCTTGCAAGCAACGGGAAGATAAAGGACTCACAGAGCAAAGAAAATGTTGGAGGGAGTGAAGAAACCCCGCATCAGGACGTGATTCAAAGCCATCGAAAGATCTCGAATGATGATAGAGAGACGAAGTATTGACTCAAATGGTGCATATAACGATCTGATAAATTTTGTGAGTTTTAGCCAATTTGCTGGGGTATCTGTCGTTGCAACCTTGTTCGTATCCAATTTATCATCTGAAGTACTCGAATATTTCACAACGATGGTCTGATCTTCTACCGCGAAAGTCTCGCCATCGTAAACCTTAGCCACAACTTTCCATGTTCCTTCTCTAAGTTTCACGTAAAATATCCACGTTTCTGAAGATATGCTCTGATTCACTCTAACAATTTTATCGAGATTACCATCGACTTCCCATCTCTCATGCTCCCACACCGCAATGATATGAGAATTAGAATTAGAAATATTTAATATTATTTTGTTTATATCCTTTATGGAATTTGCATCTCTTATATTTACTTTAATTATGTACATCTGTTCATTTTTGCTGACAACCAGATCCACCTCTGGAGGGGAATTTTTTACGGTAAATTTACCTTCTATTGCTGCTCCTGCGGCAGCCTGAGCTGGGTAAATGGATGCTATAATAACTGTTGCAGTTATCATCATCATTATTATTCTAACTATGTTCATCATCTATAGTTGGTTTGAAAGTACTTATACTTTGTTCATAGTAGTGATAATAATGAGATAGAACATGATAATAATGGGGATTATTATATCACAGAAAGTAAAATATATATACTATAAAATCGAAAAATTTTCAGAAACAGGGTAAAGGGGGTAGTATATGGTAGATGTGAAGAAGAAATGTGTAGGTGCAGTTCTAATGGTAGCAGTACTACTGATGGCATCAGTACTTCCTGCACTGGCAGCTACTACAGGCCAATCAAGTGGTAGCTTCGAACTGGGAAATGAAGCGCCACAAGTTGTGAGTGTCAACTTACTTTTGGAGGATGAAAACACAGATGCCAACAATCAGATGACTCCTCAGACAGAGTACGCATTGAAGATTGTAGCGTCAGATGCCAACGGCTACGGTGATATCAGCAAAATTACAGTCTACATATACTACGATGCCAATGGCGACGGGGCTGATGAGCCGGGCAGCGATAATCCACAGACTCAGGCCACATATCAATGGACCAGCAGCGGTGGTTGGACGTTTGTTGGACCTGCTGGAAGCACATGGGGAATTGATACAGCCGCAGATCAAAGCAGAGGCCCCGTAAGCACTACTACTACCACCGGAACCTGGTATCTGCATTTCATACCAGGCAAGGTTGCAACACAATCAGATGAAGATGACTCTAAATGGATTATCAAAGTAGTTGTTGAGGATGGCAACTCTGCAAGTGACAGCATGAAAGATACGGACAACGAAATGCAGTGGTACGGTGAAATTCAGGTAGATGATGGTTCATTCGACTTCGGCTCGGTTAACTTAGGTAGCTCGGATAACCCCATAACCACTCCAAACGATCACAATATAGACATAACGACGGTATCCAACGGACAGCACAAGATTCAGGCAAAGACAGATGCACAGTGGAGCAGTGGAGGCAACAACGTTAACGTAAATACTGTTAGTGAGAGTCCGGGTGCTGGAGAGATCACGATTGAACACTTCAATGCCAATGACGAAACTTCAGCAGCAATCGTTCAGACCAGCTATACAGATGTTCAGGGCTTGACATCAATCGGGCAGACCTCTGAAACCGGTACGACCAGCGAAATATACATGTGGCTCACTGTCGGTTCAGAGGGCATAATGTCAGGAACCTACACGGGAACGTACTACGTGCAGATAGCCAACGCATAAAGCTCTATGGGACATACTGCGTGCAGATAGTTAACGTTTCCTAAATTTTTTATATTTTTTGATTATTAAGTTTTTCAGTAAAATTTGATGGTGATGGTGTGAGGAGGGAACTAGGCTTAATTTTCATAGGAACTTTATTATTAATTATGGCAATAATCCCTTGCAGCGCTACAAAGGTCGCAATCTCAGGAGGCTTCTATTCACACAACTATGTACTTCCTCAGGGCGAGAGCATAAAAGGAGAAGACATGTACGTAGTGATTTTCAACAAGATGGACAGGCCTGTACTCGTCAACGTAACATATGAAGCTCCGGAGTTTATAAAGATCAATCTGTCTTCCACGGGATACTATCTGAACCCCAATGAGTACAGAAAGGTTTACGTCGAGCTTAAGGCTGATGAAGATGCAGTTCCGGGAAACTACACCGTCAAGGTTATAGCCATCGTGTACGAAACTGAAGGAGATTTGCCAGTCAAGGTCGTTGCCTCTGCTGCACAGGAGGCAGATGTAACCGTAACGGGTGAAAAAGCCTTCGTTGAAGTTGTGGCAGTCGATCCAGTGGGAAACATAGCAGAAGTTGCCCTGATCAAGCTTTTTAAAGAGAACTATGAAATTGCATCAGCCTATGGAAAGCTCGAAAAGAGAGTAACCCCGGGTAACTACACAGCTGTAGCCTATCTGCTTAATGAAGAGGCTGCAAGGAAAAGCTTTACACTTAAGCCAGACGAACACAAAAGGATTGAGTTGCTGATAAAAGCAGTCTACTTTGAAGTCTTCGATGTACTGCCAGCCAGAGATCAGGAAGGCAGGCTTGGTTATGCACAGGTAATTGCAGTTGTTAAAAACCTGTATATGGAATTGCCAA
This genomic window contains:
- a CDS encoding DHH family phosphoesterase, with translation MKCDNCDGRGVVEIERKCVICNGSGKAKSFDPKLTEELTSEQIQMFLKGICGACRGTGVQKRMEVCPVCKGTGKSSKCKICGTTIKGDYDLCQKCSKKPHAYLLKNSCGIEDLRLNRVYVGTVSVVTDLGVFVDLNKRLRGLIHRKNLHNHTLNEGDTVTVKIGGIRGSGDIDLIYSPMKDYAVVEVEKDLPIIRISDISKYVGKIVEIRGLVTHVRLTGGPTIFSVIDTTGVCKAVAFESGERAYPEIDVDDVVRIAGFVRRRGSIFEIEILEMEKLLGEEANEIRKFVEKEIERRSEPEFRGFLVESEVLERLKEDMLRVAKELRKAVFESRPIIIRHHWDADGICGGVALETALTNLVDETTSDPDAKYYLVKRKVSRAPFYELEDVVKDLDDSLEDMVRHGDKIPLLVLVDNGSGYEDIPAIQQFITFGADVITIDHHFPDEEVDRYLLYHINPYKAGGDSNYTSGVICVELARMIYPDVDLKNLACVSIVGDRAEGEVLKYLELSDYSVDELKDIALALEYEAFYLRFRNGNQIIREILGFGRKDRQQKLVKMLSGYAKESIAEQLKTIQDGYRVQELPNGVYLVALDIENYTRRFTFPPPGKLTGELHDRMKEKYPKLVTIGYGPDFAVIRSEGVSLDIPRMVRELQEELENAGVEGGGHLVVGSIKFIPAKRRDVLSKLAVKIGMI
- a CDS encoding SPFH domain-containing protein; amino-acid sequence: MVWEKHIKALTSEGLPVYFDMAVQYKIDPSKAPQVYSTLKNYELWMEIRIRSHARDIVAQYKAEDLYIQKRGFIQSDFEKRLDEEFRPYGIIITADLIRNIDLPETAEQAIQARFRLSRKPRECSTLSRRKSLRLRERGLRV
- a CDS encoding COG1470 family protein, translating into MYVVIFNKMDRPVLVNVTYEAPEFIKINLSSTGYYLNPNEYRKVYVELKADEDAVPGNYTVKVIAIVYETEGDLPVKVVASAAQEADVTVTGEKAFVEVVAVDPVGNIAEVALIKLFKENYEIASAYGKLEKRVTPGNYTAVAYLLNEEAARKSFTLKPDEHKRIELLIKAVYFEVFDVLPARDQEGRLGYAQVIAVVKNLYMELPNTTIVLHVTGNTNETIEIYKTPKLLLERTEAKYNYIPEGGWKDGKYIFQAKVISNGVVYAISPKKELEVSVAKPIEKAISGVVIAIALLLILAVLLILLLFRRRKREKILEEIYGNLKRSLETSRECVGDVKEMNEGLKKFV